A window of the Henckelia pumila isolate YLH828 chromosome 3, ASM3356847v2, whole genome shotgun sequence genome harbors these coding sequences:
- the LOC140888125 gene encoding uncharacterized protein isoform X3, with translation MNLDKQENDDELALVLELPESDPLFMKKKKLLGDMGFDSKVQARLKCSSTSTPYQPNDFLNRLIQQARIINFDEVEIYFDGDNTSDYSNPRNELQALNYLLEVTDTSLSGDKHKMKNVMQNLRDEIVDRIHKVGRKFGEESKFVGCANWDKEKCLLDWSVAQGVRTKLDIAYIEGAGRGAIATQDLKVGDIALEIPASIIISEELARESNMFHILNEINGISTETMLLLWCMREKYNKNSSFKLFFETLPEKFNTGLSFGIDAVMTLDGTLLLEEIVQAKEHLRVQYEELFPALSDLHPDVFPPELYTWEHFLWACELFYSNSMKVVFTDGKLRTCLIPVAGFLNHSVCPHVLRYGRIEASTHSLRFPLSRACHAGEQCFLGYGKFSSSHLLTFYGFLPQEDNPYDVIPLEFDVWQDEDCEDGRITPEWLTHMVRGTWYSKDHGIFRYGLPTPLLDVLRRARDPNWQSSTITQKILATELDVLRDLSCTFQDRMDALGDENFDDRMSIPSQVRSKLMCIIF, from the exons ATGAACTTGGATAAG CAAGAGAATGATGATGAACTTGCATTGGTTCTTGAACTTCCTGAAAGTGACCCTTTATTCATGAAGAAGAAG AAATTGCTTGGTGATATGGGTTTCGATTCGAAGGTTCAGGCACGCCTTAAATGCTCCTCCACTTCCACTCCCTATCAACCGAATGACTTCTTGAACAGGTTGATTCAACAAGCAAGAATCATAAACTTTGATGAG GTGGAAATTTACTTTGATGGAGACAATACGAGTGATTACAGTAATCCCAGGAATGAATTGCAAGCTCTGAATTATCTACTTGAAGTCACTGATACTTCATTGTCTGGTGACAAACACAAGATGAAAAATGTTATGCAGAATTTACGAGATGAAATAGTCGATAGGATCCATAAAGTTGGAAGAAAATTTGGTGAAGAGTCGAAATTCGTTGGATGCGCTAACTGGGATAAAGAAAAGTGTCTATTAGATTGGTCTGTCGCTCAAGGTGTTAGGACCAAATTGGATATAGCTT ATATTGAAGGAGCGGGAAGAGGGGCCATAGCCACACAAGACCTAAAAGTAGGAGATATTGCTTTGGAGATTCCTGCATCTATCATCATCTCAGAGGAGCTTGCGCGTGAATCTAACATG TTCCATATTCTCAATGAAATCAATGGGATTTCAACAGAGACAATGTTGCTCTTGTGGTGCATGAGGGAGAAGTACAACAAGAATTCcagttttaaattattttttgagaCATTGCCTGAGAAATTTAACACTG gattgagctttggaatTGATGCTGTCATGACTTTAGACGGAACCTTATTGTTAGAAGAAATTGTGCAAGCCAAAGAG CACCTACGGGTTCAATATGAGGAGTTATTTCCTGCACTAAGTGATCTTCATCCTGACGTATTTCCGCCGGAGTTGTACACATGGGAGCACTTCTTATGGGCTTGTGAACTCTTTTACTCTAACAGCATGAAAGTTGTCTTCACAGATGGAAAGCTAAGAACCTGTTTAATTCCTGTGGCTGGCTTTCTCAATCACTCG GTATGCCCCCATGTATTGCGTTATGGAAGAATAGAAGCGAGTACACATTCCTTGAGGTTTCCTTTATCAAGAGCATGCCATGCAGGAGAGCAGTGCTTTCTTGGTTATGGAAAGTTCTCCAGTTCTCATTTGTTAACTTTCTATGGCTTCTTACCGCAAGAAGATAACCCTTATGATGTTATTCCACTCG AGTTCGATGTCTGGCAGGACGAAGATTGTGAAGATGGACGGATCACACCTGAATGGCTCACTCACATGGTTCGTGGTACATGGTATTCAAAAGACCATGGAATTTTTCGGTATGGGTTGCCGACTCCATTACTGGATGTTCTACGTAGAGCTAGAGATCCAAACTGGCAATCAAGTACCATT ACACAAAAAATCTTGGCAACAGAACTCGACGTCCTTAGAGACCTAAGCTGCACGTTCCAAGACAGAATGGATGCTCTCGGGGATGAAAATTTTGATGACAG
- the LOC140888125 gene encoding uncharacterized protein isoform X1, giving the protein MNLDKQENDDELALVLELPESDPLFMKKKKLLGDMGFDSKVQARLKCSSTSTPYQPNDFLNRLIQQARIINFDEVEIYFDGDNTSDYSNPRNELQALNYLLEVTDTSLSGDKHKMKNVMQNLRDEIVDRIHKVGRKFGEESKFVGCANWDKEKCLLDWSVAQGVRTKLDIAYIEGAGRGAIATQDLKVGDIALEIPASIIISEELARESNMFHILNEINGISTETMLLLWCMREKYNKNSSFKLFFETLPEKFNTGLSFGIDAVMTLDGTLLLEEIVQAKEHLRVQYEELFPALSDLHPDVFPPELYTWEHFLWACELFYSNSMKVVFTDGKLRTCLIPVAGFLNHSVCPHVLRYGRIEASTHSLRFPLSRACHAGEQCFLGYGKFSSSHLLTFYGFLPQEDNPYDVIPLEFDVWQDEDCEDGRITPEWLTHMVRGTWYSKDHGIFRYGLPTPLLDVLRRARDPNWQSSTITQKILATELDVLRDLSCTFQDRMDALGDENFDDRESGIWDVKLAIEYKNLQRKILSSILTSCRTGCELLECELLKYTG; this is encoded by the exons ATGAACTTGGATAAG CAAGAGAATGATGATGAACTTGCATTGGTTCTTGAACTTCCTGAAAGTGACCCTTTATTCATGAAGAAGAAG AAATTGCTTGGTGATATGGGTTTCGATTCGAAGGTTCAGGCACGCCTTAAATGCTCCTCCACTTCCACTCCCTATCAACCGAATGACTTCTTGAACAGGTTGATTCAACAAGCAAGAATCATAAACTTTGATGAG GTGGAAATTTACTTTGATGGAGACAATACGAGTGATTACAGTAATCCCAGGAATGAATTGCAAGCTCTGAATTATCTACTTGAAGTCACTGATACTTCATTGTCTGGTGACAAACACAAGATGAAAAATGTTATGCAGAATTTACGAGATGAAATAGTCGATAGGATCCATAAAGTTGGAAGAAAATTTGGTGAAGAGTCGAAATTCGTTGGATGCGCTAACTGGGATAAAGAAAAGTGTCTATTAGATTGGTCTGTCGCTCAAGGTGTTAGGACCAAATTGGATATAGCTT ATATTGAAGGAGCGGGAAGAGGGGCCATAGCCACACAAGACCTAAAAGTAGGAGATATTGCTTTGGAGATTCCTGCATCTATCATCATCTCAGAGGAGCTTGCGCGTGAATCTAACATG TTCCATATTCTCAATGAAATCAATGGGATTTCAACAGAGACAATGTTGCTCTTGTGGTGCATGAGGGAGAAGTACAACAAGAATTCcagttttaaattattttttgagaCATTGCCTGAGAAATTTAACACTG gattgagctttggaatTGATGCTGTCATGACTTTAGACGGAACCTTATTGTTAGAAGAAATTGTGCAAGCCAAAGAG CACCTACGGGTTCAATATGAGGAGTTATTTCCTGCACTAAGTGATCTTCATCCTGACGTATTTCCGCCGGAGTTGTACACATGGGAGCACTTCTTATGGGCTTGTGAACTCTTTTACTCTAACAGCATGAAAGTTGTCTTCACAGATGGAAAGCTAAGAACCTGTTTAATTCCTGTGGCTGGCTTTCTCAATCACTCG GTATGCCCCCATGTATTGCGTTATGGAAGAATAGAAGCGAGTACACATTCCTTGAGGTTTCCTTTATCAAGAGCATGCCATGCAGGAGAGCAGTGCTTTCTTGGTTATGGAAAGTTCTCCAGTTCTCATTTGTTAACTTTCTATGGCTTCTTACCGCAAGAAGATAACCCTTATGATGTTATTCCACTCG AGTTCGATGTCTGGCAGGACGAAGATTGTGAAGATGGACGGATCACACCTGAATGGCTCACTCACATGGTTCGTGGTACATGGTATTCAAAAGACCATGGAATTTTTCGGTATGGGTTGCCGACTCCATTACTGGATGTTCTACGTAGAGCTAGAGATCCAAACTGGCAATCAAGTACCATT ACACAAAAAATCTTGGCAACAGAACTCGACGTCCTTAGAGACCTAAGCTGCACGTTCCAAGACAGAATGGATGCTCTCGGGGATGAAAATTTTGATGACAG GGAAAGTGGGATTTGGGATGTGAAGCTCGCAATAGAATACAAAAATTTGCAAAGGAAGATACTCTCCTCGATCTTAACTTCGTGTAGGACTGGCTGTGAATTGTTAGAATGTGAACTCCTCAAATATACAG
- the LOC140888125 gene encoding uncharacterized protein isoform X2 has protein sequence MKKKKLLGDMGFDSKVQARLKCSSTSTPYQPNDFLNRLIQQARIINFDEVEIYFDGDNTSDYSNPRNELQALNYLLEVTDTSLSGDKHKMKNVMQNLRDEIVDRIHKVGRKFGEESKFVGCANWDKEKCLLDWSVAQGVRTKLDIAYIEGAGRGAIATQDLKVGDIALEIPASIIISEELARESNMFHILNEINGISTETMLLLWCMREKYNKNSSFKLFFETLPEKFNTGLSFGIDAVMTLDGTLLLEEIVQAKEHLRVQYEELFPALSDLHPDVFPPELYTWEHFLWACELFYSNSMKVVFTDGKLRTCLIPVAGFLNHSVCPHVLRYGRIEASTHSLRFPLSRACHAGEQCFLGYGKFSSSHLLTFYGFLPQEDNPYDVIPLEFDVWQDEDCEDGRITPEWLTHMVRGTWYSKDHGIFRYGLPTPLLDVLRRARDPNWQSSTITQKILATELDVLRDLSCTFQDRMDALGDENFDDRESGIWDVKLAIEYKNLQRKILSSILTSCRTGCELLECELLKYTG, from the exons ATGAAGAAGAAG AAATTGCTTGGTGATATGGGTTTCGATTCGAAGGTTCAGGCACGCCTTAAATGCTCCTCCACTTCCACTCCCTATCAACCGAATGACTTCTTGAACAGGTTGATTCAACAAGCAAGAATCATAAACTTTGATGAG GTGGAAATTTACTTTGATGGAGACAATACGAGTGATTACAGTAATCCCAGGAATGAATTGCAAGCTCTGAATTATCTACTTGAAGTCACTGATACTTCATTGTCTGGTGACAAACACAAGATGAAAAATGTTATGCAGAATTTACGAGATGAAATAGTCGATAGGATCCATAAAGTTGGAAGAAAATTTGGTGAAGAGTCGAAATTCGTTGGATGCGCTAACTGGGATAAAGAAAAGTGTCTATTAGATTGGTCTGTCGCTCAAGGTGTTAGGACCAAATTGGATATAGCTT ATATTGAAGGAGCGGGAAGAGGGGCCATAGCCACACAAGACCTAAAAGTAGGAGATATTGCTTTGGAGATTCCTGCATCTATCATCATCTCAGAGGAGCTTGCGCGTGAATCTAACATG TTCCATATTCTCAATGAAATCAATGGGATTTCAACAGAGACAATGTTGCTCTTGTGGTGCATGAGGGAGAAGTACAACAAGAATTCcagttttaaattattttttgagaCATTGCCTGAGAAATTTAACACTG gattgagctttggaatTGATGCTGTCATGACTTTAGACGGAACCTTATTGTTAGAAGAAATTGTGCAAGCCAAAGAG CACCTACGGGTTCAATATGAGGAGTTATTTCCTGCACTAAGTGATCTTCATCCTGACGTATTTCCGCCGGAGTTGTACACATGGGAGCACTTCTTATGGGCTTGTGAACTCTTTTACTCTAACAGCATGAAAGTTGTCTTCACAGATGGAAAGCTAAGAACCTGTTTAATTCCTGTGGCTGGCTTTCTCAATCACTCG GTATGCCCCCATGTATTGCGTTATGGAAGAATAGAAGCGAGTACACATTCCTTGAGGTTTCCTTTATCAAGAGCATGCCATGCAGGAGAGCAGTGCTTTCTTGGTTATGGAAAGTTCTCCAGTTCTCATTTGTTAACTTTCTATGGCTTCTTACCGCAAGAAGATAACCCTTATGATGTTATTCCACTCG AGTTCGATGTCTGGCAGGACGAAGATTGTGAAGATGGACGGATCACACCTGAATGGCTCACTCACATGGTTCGTGGTACATGGTATTCAAAAGACCATGGAATTTTTCGGTATGGGTTGCCGACTCCATTACTGGATGTTCTACGTAGAGCTAGAGATCCAAACTGGCAATCAAGTACCATT ACACAAAAAATCTTGGCAACAGAACTCGACGTCCTTAGAGACCTAAGCTGCACGTTCCAAGACAGAATGGATGCTCTCGGGGATGAAAATTTTGATGACAG GGAAAGTGGGATTTGGGATGTGAAGCTCGCAATAGAATACAAAAATTTGCAAAGGAAGATACTCTCCTCGATCTTAACTTCGTGTAGGACTGGCTGTGAATTGTTAGAATGTGAACTCCTCAAATATACAGGTTAA